A region of uncultured Carboxylicivirga sp. DNA encodes the following proteins:
- a CDS encoding NlpC/P60 family protein, translating to MINKLLSSLFLLLLTLQLHAACPPDFRSENEDSKPKKEIRQLQKEIKNLDKELGHIKVTEQKLAEEEEILKKKAWAEAGKRKKRRNTTTIRRKEQKILDKLTAKRIELAAVRSEKDKIQSNISRINNRIAHLSGETLITEKTISKPIIKAESKPSINSNNLNKEVKNWVGTPYRYGGTNKSGIDCSGLTTQIYKSVFNISLPRSSKDQYSQSNKIAKAKIKPGDLVFFKINKTVVSHVGIYLGDGNFIHASTSRGVVINNLSELYYKKYFIGGGRY from the coding sequence ATGATTAATAAACTTCTTTCTTCCCTATTTCTTTTACTGTTGACTTTGCAGCTGCACGCAGCATGTCCGCCTGATTTCAGATCTGAGAATGAGGATTCCAAGCCAAAAAAGGAAATACGCCAGCTTCAGAAAGAAATCAAAAATCTTGATAAAGAATTGGGCCATATTAAGGTAACTGAGCAAAAACTGGCCGAGGAAGAAGAAATACTTAAAAAGAAAGCCTGGGCCGAAGCCGGCAAACGTAAAAAGAGAAGAAATACCACTACCATCCGTCGGAAGGAACAAAAGATTCTGGATAAACTTACTGCTAAAAGAATAGAATTAGCAGCAGTCAGATCTGAAAAAGATAAGATTCAATCGAATATCAGCAGAATTAACAACCGAATAGCTCACCTCTCCGGTGAGACTTTAATTACTGAAAAAACGATATCGAAGCCAATCATCAAAGCAGAATCAAAACCTTCCATCAATTCAAATAATTTAAATAAAGAAGTTAAGAATTGGGTTGGAACTCCCTATCGATATGGAGGAACTAACAAATCAGGCATCGATTGTTCCGGCCTGACTACCCAGATTTACAAATCGGTTTTCAATATTTCACTGCCACGCTCCTCAAAAGATCAATACAGCCAATCGAATAAAATAGCAAAAGCCAAAATTAAACCCGGAGATCTCGTATTTTTTAAAATCAATAAAACAGTTGTTAGTCACGTTGGCATATATTTAGGAGATGGTAATTTTATTCATGCATCAACTAGCCGAGGCGTGGTAATCAACAACTTATCTGAACTTTATTACAAAAAATACTTTATTGGAGGGGGACGCTATTAG
- a CDS encoding translation initiation factor: MAKKKWKNLDGVVFSTNQDFDYQYNEDEEQETLAPSQQDLRVMLDKKQRGGKKVTLVTGFVGNDDDLKDLGKMLKSKCGVGGSTKDGEILIQGDFRDKVVDLLKNEGYKVKKAGG, encoded by the coding sequence ATGGCAAAGAAAAAATGGAAAAACCTGGATGGAGTTGTTTTCTCAACCAATCAGGATTTTGATTACCAATATAACGAAGATGAAGAGCAGGAGACCCTTGCTCCTTCGCAACAGGATTTGCGTGTGATGCTGGATAAAAAGCAACGGGGTGGTAAAAAAGTGACCCTGGTTACCGGTTTTGTTGGTAATGATGATGATTTAAAAGACTTGGGAAAGATGCTAAAAAGCAAATGCGGCGTTGGAGGCTCAACTAAAGATGGAGAAATTCTTATTCAGGGTGATTTCCGCGATAAAGTTGTTGACCTGCTTAAGAACGAAGGCTATAAGGTAAAAAAGGCAGGAGGTTGA
- a CDS encoding serine hydrolase domain-containing protein: MRLLFSLFLVLLLFPVIGQVSNDFSKLDDYFDLLENNNKFMGGVAIYEGDDLLYERYCGYADIDKSQKIDSLTMFRIGSISKMFTSVLLFREIEKGKLSLDTHLDQFFPEIKNAEKITIGQLLSHRSGIHNFTNDLDYLGYMTYEKSREDLLQIIQSKGSDFEPGEKMQYSNSNFVLLTFILEDLSGESYNTLVDNLCVELGLKHTKVGGKINTSDNEAQSYKFVEKWQPESETDMSIPLGAGAIISTPRDLNLFIQKLFNGKVLSEESFKAMTTIKDGVGYGIFSFPFHDKTLLGHNGGIDGFRSNLSINKNISQAVTGNGFNYNLNDILIACLSEMFDRDYELPDFSAKKVELEEGVLKSLEGTYSSSQMPLKIWIAFSDGKLTAQATGQSPFPLTAYESGVFKFDPAGIQITFPLEKDQIVSGKFQLKQNGMTFEYQRE; the protein is encoded by the coding sequence ATGAGACTGCTTTTCTCCTTGTTCTTAGTTCTTTTATTATTTCCGGTAATCGGACAGGTATCTAATGATTTTTCAAAGCTTGATGATTATTTTGATTTACTTGAAAATAACAACAAGTTTATGGGTGGAGTTGCCATTTACGAAGGTGATGATCTTTTATACGAACGTTACTGCGGATACGCAGATATAGATAAAAGTCAGAAGATTGATTCATTGACAATGTTTAGAATTGGATCAATTTCTAAAATGTTTACATCGGTTTTACTTTTTCGTGAAATCGAAAAAGGGAAGCTAAGCCTGGATACACATCTCGACCAATTTTTTCCGGAAATAAAAAATGCTGAAAAAATAACAATAGGTCAGCTGTTGAGTCATCGAAGTGGAATTCATAATTTCACCAATGATTTGGATTATCTGGGGTATATGACTTATGAGAAATCAAGAGAGGATTTATTGCAGATTATTCAATCAAAAGGATCCGATTTTGAACCCGGGGAGAAGATGCAATACAGTAACAGTAACTTTGTGCTTCTCACATTTATACTTGAGGATCTTTCGGGTGAATCATATAACACCTTAGTAGATAATCTGTGTGTTGAACTGGGTTTAAAACATACAAAGGTTGGAGGTAAAATCAATACTTCTGACAATGAAGCCCAATCCTATAAATTCGTTGAAAAGTGGCAACCCGAGAGTGAAACCGATATGAGTATCCCATTGGGAGCGGGTGCAATTATTTCAACTCCTAGAGATCTGAACTTGTTTATTCAAAAACTATTCAATGGTAAGGTTCTCTCTGAGGAAAGTTTTAAGGCTATGACTACCATAAAAGATGGAGTAGGGTATGGCATTTTTTCATTCCCTTTTCACGATAAAACATTACTTGGACATAATGGTGGAATTGATGGATTCAGAAGTAATTTGTCAATTAATAAAAACATTAGTCAGGCAGTAACCGGTAATGGGTTTAATTATAATCTGAATGATATTTTAATTGCCTGTTTAAGCGAAATGTTTGACCGAGATTATGAGTTGCCTGATTTTAGTGCTAAAAAAGTGGAATTGGAAGAAGGCGTATTAAAAAGTCTGGAAGGAACCTATTCATCATCACAAATGCCTTTGAAAATATGGATTGCATTTAGCGATGGTAAATTAACAGCACAGGCAACCGGGCAATCACCTTTCCCTTTAACAGCTTATGAAAGCGGAGTCTTTAAGTTTGATCCGGCAGGTATTCAAATTACTTTCCCTTTGGAGAAAGATCAGATTGTATCCGGAAAATTTCAACTCAAACAAAATGGAATGACATTCGAGTATCAGAGGGAGTAA
- a CDS encoding HAD family hydrolase, whose translation MELSTIKVIGFDADDTLWENETFFREAEHQFAMILADYMSEEEIMHELYQVELANMPLYGYGIKAFILSLIETGCLITNNQITADQTNQIIAIGKNMMNKPVKLLDGIEKVLETLSQKYRLIVATKGDLLDQERKLSKSGLIKYFHHIEIMSDKHHEAYWKLIRHLDCEPSEFLMVGNSVKSDVLPVEEIGGYGIHVPFHTTWQHEVVENHVKSDRVIEVESVKDVLKIFNY comes from the coding sequence ATGGAGTTAAGTACAATTAAAGTAATTGGTTTTGATGCAGATGATACACTGTGGGAGAATGAAACATTTTTCAGAGAGGCTGAGCATCAATTCGCCATGATTCTAGCAGATTACATGTCGGAAGAGGAGATAATGCATGAGTTATACCAGGTTGAACTGGCAAACATGCCTTTGTATGGCTATGGAATTAAGGCTTTTATTCTTTCTTTGATCGAAACTGGATGTTTAATAACCAACAATCAGATAACTGCTGATCAAACCAATCAAATTATAGCCATTGGTAAGAATATGATGAATAAGCCGGTAAAATTACTGGATGGTATTGAGAAGGTACTTGAAACATTGTCTCAAAAATACCGGTTGATTGTTGCCACTAAAGGTGATTTGCTGGATCAGGAACGAAAATTGTCAAAATCAGGCTTGATAAAGTATTTTCATCATATTGAAATAATGAGTGATAAGCATCATGAAGCCTATTGGAAATTAATCAGGCACCTGGATTGTGAACCTTCTGAATTTTTAATGGTTGGGAATTCTGTGAAATCAGATGTACTGCCCGTTGAAGAAATTGGCGGATATGGAATTCATGTTCCTTTTCATACAACCTGGCAACATGAGGTGGTTGAGAATCATGTTAAATCAGATCGTGTAATTGAGGTTGAGAGTGTTAAGGATGTATTGAAGATATTTAATTATTAA
- a CDS encoding SemiSWEET transporter, with amino-acid sequence MIVTLMGSVAAVLTTSAMFPQAIRIIKTRDVHSISLLMYLANTIGIVFWLIYGLLLNEMPIIIANSIAIIPAALILILKIVLGKNGKN; translated from the coding sequence ATGATAGTAACCTTGATGGGGTCTGTTGCTGCAGTGCTCACTACATCTGCCATGTTTCCGCAAGCAATACGTATTATAAAAACCCGTGATGTGCATAGTATATCGTTGCTGATGTATCTGGCAAATACAATTGGAATAGTGTTTTGGCTTATTTATGGATTATTGTTGAATGAGATGCCAATCATTATAGCTAATTCCATAGCTATCATCCCAGCTGCATTAATTCTGATACTGAAAATTGTTCTGGGAAAGAATGGGAAGAATTAA
- a CDS encoding rubrerythrin has protein sequence MTTLKGSKTEQNLLKAFAGESQARMRYNYFAKQAQKEGLEQIASIFMETADQEKEHAKRFFKFLEGGMVEITASYPAGIIGDTKANLEAAANGENEEWTELYPEFARIAEEEGFKEVAVAFKMIAKVEAHHEARYRKLFDNLMDGKVFERDGKVTWMCRNCGFIHEGAKAPKNCPACLHPQSYFEINKTNY, from the coding sequence ATGACAACTTTAAAAGGATCAAAAACAGAACAAAATCTGTTGAAAGCTTTTGCAGGTGAGTCACAAGCTCGCATGCGATATAACTATTTTGCCAAGCAGGCACAAAAAGAAGGTTTGGAACAGATTGCTTCAATTTTTATGGAGACAGCAGATCAGGAAAAAGAACACGCCAAACGATTCTTCAAATTCCTTGAAGGTGGAATGGTAGAAATTACGGCTTCTTATCCTGCCGGTATAATTGGTGATACCAAAGCAAATCTGGAAGCTGCTGCCAACGGCGAAAACGAAGAATGGACAGAGTTATATCCTGAATTTGCCAGAATAGCAGAAGAAGAAGGATTTAAAGAAGTAGCTGTTGCTTTTAAAATGATTGCCAAAGTAGAAGCACATCACGAAGCAAGATATCGTAAGTTGTTTGACAATTTAATGGATGGTAAAGTTTTTGAGAGAGACGGAAAAGTTACCTGGATGTGTCGCAACTGTGGTTTCATTCATGAAGGAGCAAAAGCACCTAAGAATTGTCCAGCATGTTTGCACCCACAATCTTATTTCGAAATTAACAAAACCAATTACTAG
- a CDS encoding flavin reductase: protein MNIEAFFKITYGLYIISAKANEKSNGYVANTVFQVTAEPPQIAISCNKDNLTCELIEQSDYFSISILKQSAKAETIGLFGYQTGKDTDKFNHIEYGTSLSGTPVVIEDSIAWFDCKVAQKVDVGTHIIFIGEIIENKLLDEDADPLTYAYYREVKKGVAPKNAPTYIDKSKIKVKEESSAPSSSQKYKCLACGYIYEPEEGDEENGIPPGTSFEDLPDDWTCLTCGSPKSMFDPI, encoded by the coding sequence ATGAACATTGAAGCTTTTTTTAAAATTACTTATGGATTATATATTATTTCGGCCAAAGCCAATGAAAAATCAAATGGTTATGTTGCCAACACAGTCTTTCAGGTAACTGCCGAACCTCCTCAAATTGCCATCAGCTGTAATAAGGACAACCTTACATGTGAACTGATTGAACAGTCGGATTATTTCTCAATCTCAATACTTAAGCAAAGTGCCAAAGCCGAAACCATTGGTTTGTTTGGTTATCAGACCGGAAAAGACACAGATAAGTTTAACCATATTGAATACGGCACAAGCCTAAGTGGTACACCTGTTGTAATTGAAGATTCTATTGCCTGGTTTGATTGTAAAGTAGCTCAAAAGGTAGATGTAGGAACACATATTATTTTTATTGGTGAGATTATTGAAAACAAATTGCTTGATGAAGATGCTGATCCTTTAACCTACGCCTATTATCGAGAAGTTAAAAAAGGTGTTGCACCTAAAAATGCTCCTACTTACATCGATAAATCAAAAATTAAGGTTAAAGAAGAATCATCTGCTCCATCCTCATCACAGAAATATAAATGTCTGGCCTGCGGATATATTTATGAACCCGAAGAAGGAGATGAAGAAAATGGGATTCCTCCAGGTACTTCATTCGAAGATTTACCAGACGACTGGACTTGTCTAACCTGCGGATCACCCAAATCGATGTTTGACCCGATTTAA
- a CDS encoding sulfide/dihydroorotate dehydrogenase-like FAD/NAD-binding protein, whose amino-acid sequence MNKIVEKEFFSENVVRLKIEAPRIAKARRAGHFVIVKVGEKGERIPLTIASANPEKGTITLVVQRVGVSSRRLADLNVGDEVTDLVGPLGQATHIENFGTILACGGGVGVAPLLPIVEALKKAGNKVVTVIAARTKDLIILEDQIREYSDELIITTDDGSYGDKGLVTEAMEKVLQREKVDLSVVIGPAIMMKFASLTTKKYEVPTYASLNTIMVDGTGMCGACRITVGGKTKFVCVDGPEFDAHQVDFDEMLLRLNGYKEIEKEAEQNYLHSKDKQ is encoded by the coding sequence ATGAATAAAATAGTTGAGAAGGAGTTTTTTTCTGAAAACGTTGTGCGTCTGAAAATTGAAGCTCCTCGAATTGCAAAAGCCCGTAGAGCCGGACATTTTGTAATTGTTAAAGTGGGTGAAAAAGGGGAGAGAATTCCTTTAACCATAGCATCAGCCAATCCCGAAAAAGGAACCATTACTCTGGTGGTGCAACGTGTGGGTGTTTCATCACGACGCCTGGCTGATTTAAATGTTGGTGATGAAGTTACTGACCTGGTTGGACCATTGGGACAGGCAACACATATTGAGAATTTCGGAACTATTCTGGCCTGCGGTGGCGGTGTTGGAGTAGCTCCTTTATTACCAATTGTTGAAGCCTTGAAAAAAGCAGGTAATAAGGTGGTTACTGTTATTGCTGCCCGTACCAAGGATCTTATTATTCTGGAAGATCAGATCAGAGAATACTCTGATGAGTTGATTATTACAACCGACGATGGATCATACGGTGACAAGGGTTTGGTAACCGAAGCAATGGAGAAAGTGCTTCAACGCGAAAAAGTGGATTTGTCTGTTGTGATTGGTCCTGCTATTATGATGAAGTTTGCTTCATTGACTACTAAAAAATATGAAGTTCCTACTTATGCCAGTTTAAATACTATCATGGTTGATGGAACCGGAATGTGCGGTGCTTGCCGGATTACGGTTGGAGGTAAAACAAAGTTTGTTTGTGTTGATGGTCCGGAGTTTGATGCACATCAGGTGGATTTTGATGAGATGTTGCTTCGTTTAAACGGATACAAGGAAATAGAAAAAGAAGCAGAACAAAATTACCTTCATTCAAAAGATAAACAATAA
- the gltA gene encoding NADPH-dependent glutamate synthase: MAVSKEFLKEEREQSWRVDIRGLMKNKERTALERIHMGEVDPKERILSNIEVNKGLTQEEALGEARRCLDCPDPTCITGCPVEINIPKFIKRIEKGEFLEAAKVLKETSALPAVCGRVCPQEKQCESKCFYTVKLKKEPVAIGYLERFAADYERETNQMSVPEVAKSNGIKVAVIGSGPAGLTFAGDMAKQGYDVTVFEALHEIGGVLKYGIPEFRLPNNIVDVEIDILRKMGVKFENNFIVGRTATIEDLKEEGFEGFFTASGAGLPRFMNIPGENYIGVLSSNEYLTRINLMHAASPDTDTPILSGKNVAVIGGGNTAMDSVRTAKRLGADRAMIIYRRSMEEMPARVEEIKHAQEEGIEFMTLTNPVEYFADEKGKVSRMRVQKMELGEPDASGRRRPVPMEGSEYDIDVDTVVVSVGVSPNPLIPNLLPQLETTRWGTIVVDEEKLQSSIPEMFAGGDIVRGGATVILAMGDGRNAAAAMHQYLQEKHNS; the protein is encoded by the coding sequence ATGGCTGTTAGCAAAGAATTTTTAAAAGAAGAAAGAGAGCAGTCCTGGAGGGTTGATATACGCGGTTTGATGAAAAATAAAGAAAGGACCGCTTTGGAAAGGATTCATATGGGCGAGGTTGATCCAAAAGAACGAATTCTCTCTAATATTGAAGTAAATAAAGGATTAACACAGGAAGAAGCACTTGGTGAAGCACGCCGTTGTCTGGATTGTCCGGACCCGACTTGTATAACGGGTTGTCCTGTAGAAATAAATATTCCAAAGTTTATAAAACGAATTGAAAAGGGCGAGTTTTTGGAGGCAGCTAAAGTGCTAAAAGAAACCAGTGCTTTGCCGGCTGTTTGTGGCCGTGTATGTCCACAGGAGAAACAGTGCGAATCAAAATGTTTTTATACCGTTAAACTTAAGAAAGAACCGGTTGCAATCGGTTATCTTGAGCGTTTTGCAGCCGATTACGAGCGTGAAACCAATCAGATGTCGGTTCCTGAAGTTGCCAAAAGTAATGGCATCAAAGTAGCAGTTATTGGAAGCGGACCTGCCGGATTAACGTTTGCAGGCGACATGGCCAAACAAGGATATGATGTTACTGTTTTTGAGGCTTTGCATGAAATAGGTGGTGTTTTAAAATACGGTATTCCTGAATTTCGTTTGCCTAATAACATTGTAGATGTTGAAATAGACATTCTTCGTAAGATGGGTGTGAAGTTTGAGAATAACTTCATTGTTGGTCGCACTGCAACCATCGAGGATCTGAAAGAAGAGGGTTTCGAAGGTTTCTTTACGGCAAGTGGAGCTGGTTTACCTCGTTTTATGAATATTCCGGGTGAGAACTATATTGGTGTATTGAGTTCAAATGAATACCTGACCCGTATAAATCTGATGCACGCTGCCAGTCCTGATACGGATACGCCTATCTTAAGTGGCAAAAATGTAGCTGTTATTGGTGGTGGAAATACTGCCATGGATTCGGTTCGCACAGCAAAAAGGCTGGGTGCAGATAGGGCTATGATTATCTATCGACGTTCGATGGAAGAGATGCCAGCACGTGTTGAGGAAATTAAGCATGCCCAGGAAGAAGGAATCGAATTTATGACATTGACTAACCCTGTTGAATACTTTGCTGATGAAAAAGGTAAAGTCAGCAGAATGAGGGTTCAAAAAATGGAATTAGGTGAGCCGGATGCGTCTGGTCGACGTCGCCCTGTACCAATGGAAGGATCGGAATACGATATTGATGTAGATACCGTGGTGGTAAGTGTTGGAGTATCTCCAAATCCATTGATTCCAAATTTATTACCTCAGCTGGAAACAACACGATGGGGTACAATTGTGGTAGATGAAGAAAAACTTCAATCTTCTATTCCGGAGATGTTTGCAGGAGGAGATATTGTGAGAGGAGGAGCAACCGTAATTCTGGCAATGGGAGACGGCAGAAATGCAGCCGCTGCTATGCATCAATATCTTCAGGAAAAACATAACTCTTAA
- a CDS encoding dihydroorotate dehydrogenase-like protein, which produces MRNLSTTYLGIPIKNPIVIGSSGLASTIGGIKKLAEAGAAAIVLKSIFEEEIVAEAEQTIGQQLGMDDNNLEFFDYYDYQVKQEALEKYVSLINEAKEAVDIPIIASINCTSYSEWISYAKKFEEAGVDGIELNIFKLPYDVEASAESIEKIYFEIVEKVKQYIKVPVGIKLGSYFTNLGNVLIRLSQKANGLILFNRFTSLDFDIENDQVVSGKVYSNPEDFAMSLRWISILSPIAKSDLIASTGIHEYTTLVKMIMAGASAVELVSSVYKEGPEIIRWMLDETEKWMERRGYESLSDFKGRMSQSQSNNPEMFERVQFMRYFSSYSK; this is translated from the coding sequence ATGAGAAATCTTTCAACTACATATTTGGGAATACCCATTAAAAATCCAATTGTTATTGGTAGCTCCGGTTTGGCTTCAACCATTGGTGGTATTAAAAAACTGGCTGAGGCTGGTGCTGCTGCCATTGTTTTAAAATCGATTTTTGAAGAAGAGATTGTTGCCGAAGCAGAACAAACCATTGGACAGCAATTGGGTATGGATGATAATAACCTGGAATTTTTCGATTATTACGATTACCAGGTGAAACAGGAAGCGCTTGAGAAATATGTCTCATTGATTAATGAGGCAAAAGAAGCAGTTGATATTCCAATTATTGCAAGCATAAATTGTACTTCGTATAGCGAGTGGATATCCTATGCTAAGAAATTTGAAGAAGCTGGTGTGGATGGGATTGAACTGAATATCTTCAAGCTCCCTTATGACGTTGAGGCTTCAGCCGAATCAATAGAAAAGATTTATTTCGAGATTGTAGAGAAAGTTAAACAGTATATTAAGGTTCCGGTAGGTATCAAGCTGGGTTCATACTTTACCAATCTGGGAAATGTGTTAATACGTCTTTCGCAAAAGGCTAATGGTTTAATTCTTTTTAACCGCTTCACCTCTTTGGATTTCGATATTGAAAACGATCAGGTTGTAAGTGGTAAGGTTTATTCCAATCCTGAGGATTTTGCAATGTCATTGCGCTGGATTTCCATTTTGTCACCTATTGCCAAAAGTGATTTAATAGCTTCAACGGGTATTCATGAATATACTACCTTGGTGAAGATGATTATGGCAGGAGCTTCTGCTGTTGAGTTGGTATCATCCGTTTATAAAGAAGGACCTGAAATTATTCGATGGATGCTGGATGAAACAGAAAAGTGGATGGAGAGGAGAGGATATGAATCGTTAAGTGACTTTAAAGGACGAATGAGTCAAAGTCAATCGAATAATCCTGAAATGTTTGAGCGCGTTCAGTTTATGCGTTATTTCTCTAGCTATAGCAAATAG
- the rpsF gene encoding 30S ribosomal protein S6 — protein MLNHYETVFILTPVLSDVQMKEAVEKFKGLITENGGKIVNEENWGLRKLAYPIQKKSTGFYQLFEFDAEPEFVATLETAFRRDERVIRFLTFKLDKYAKAYAEKRRANKKEEKEN, from the coding sequence ATGTTGAATCATTATGAAACCGTTTTCATTTTAACTCCCGTTTTGTCTGATGTTCAGATGAAGGAAGCGGTAGAAAAATTCAAAGGTTTGATAACCGAGAATGGAGGTAAAATAGTAAACGAAGAAAATTGGGGCCTACGCAAATTGGCTTACCCAATTCAGAAGAAATCTACAGGTTTCTACCAGTTGTTTGAGTTCGATGCTGAACCTGAATTCGTTGCAACATTGGAGACAGCTTTCCGTCGTGATGAGCGTGTTATTCGCTTTTTGACATTCAAGCTTGACAAATACGCAAAGGCGTATGCAGAAAAAAGAAGAGCTAACAAAAAAGAAGAAAAGGAGAACTAG
- the rpsR gene encoding 30S ribosomal protein S18, protein MAQNQSEIRYLTPPSVEIKKKKYCRFKKNKIKYIDYKDPEFLKKFLNEQGKILPRRLTGTSLKYQRKVAQAVKRARHLALLPYVTDLMK, encoded by the coding sequence ATGGCACAGAATCAATCAGAAATCAGATATCTTACTCCTCCATCAGTAGAGATTAAGAAGAAAAAGTACTGTCGTTTTAAGAAAAACAAGATCAAGTACATCGATTACAAAGATCCTGAGTTTTTGAAGAAGTTCTTAAACGAGCAAGGTAAAATTTTACCTCGTCGTCTTACTGGTACTTCTTTGAAATATCAAAGAAAAGTAGCTCAGGCTGTTAAGAGAGCGCGTCACTTGGCCTTGTTGCCATACGTAACCGATTTGATGAAATAA
- the rplI gene encoding 50S ribosomal protein L9 yields MEIILKEDIQNLGHKNEIVTVKNGYGRNYLIPRGMAVLATASAKKVHEENMRQRAHKEEKIKNDALEVAKTLEGKSFTIGAKASQTGKIFGSVNTIQIAEALTKEGFDVDRKNISMKEDAKELGTYTATIKLHREVKVDISIEVVAE; encoded by the coding sequence ATGGAAATTATTCTTAAAGAAGATATTCAGAATCTTGGCCACAAGAACGAAATTGTTACTGTGAAAAATGGTTACGGACGTAACTATTTGATTCCACGCGGAATGGCTGTACTAGCTACTGCTTCTGCCAAGAAAGTACACGAAGAAAATATGAGACAACGTGCTCATAAAGAAGAGAAAATTAAAAATGATGCCCTTGAGGTAGCTAAAACATTGGAAGGTAAGTCATTTACCATTGGTGCTAAAGCTAGCCAGACAGGTAAGATTTTTGGTTCGGTAAACACTATCCAGATTGCTGAAGCATTAACTAAAGAAGGTTTTGACGTTGATCGTAAAAACATTTCTATGAAAGAAGATGCTAAGGAATTGGGTACTTATACTGCAACTATCAAATTGCATCGTGAAGTGAAGGTTGACATCTCTATTGAGGTTGTTGCCGAGTAA
- a CDS encoding RidA family protein — MKKIISTTNAPGAIGPYSQAVEVNGTLFISGQVPVDPATGKVVEGGITEQTEQVMKNIGAILEEAEYTFADVVKSTCLLSDMANFKAMNEVYGSKYSVNPPARAAFAVKELPLGVLIEIETVAVK, encoded by the coding sequence ATGAAAAAAATAATATCAACAACCAATGCCCCGGGAGCCATTGGCCCATACAGTCAGGCTGTAGAAGTAAACGGAACCTTATTTATTTCGGGTCAGGTACCTGTTGATCCTGCCACAGGTAAAGTTGTAGAAGGTGGTATTACAGAACAAACAGAGCAGGTAATGAAAAATATCGGAGCTATACTGGAAGAGGCCGAGTATACTTTTGCCGATGTTGTAAAATCAACATGCCTGTTAAGCGACATGGCTAACTTTAAAGCAATGAACGAAGTTTACGGATCGAAATATTCAGTTAACCCTCCGGCAAGAGCAGCTTTTGCAGTTAAAGAATTGCCATTGGGTGTTTTAATCGAAATAGAAACAGTGGCTGTTAAGTAA